Proteins encoded together in one Labrus mixtus chromosome 18, fLabMix1.1, whole genome shotgun sequence window:
- the sobpa gene encoding sine oculis-binding protein homolog A isoform X4, which yields MAEMEKEGRPPENKRSRKPAHPVKREINEEMKSFAENTMNELLGWYGYDKVELRDSDNLDIGETPQHISVLKENLLPKITASTESGEGSPDRANNSLSLPASRNGVTEPPTTPSTSTPNREHGSLPIIVPMIPPPLIKPPADEDASNVQIMCAWCQKVGVKRYSLSMGSELKSFCSEKCFAACRRAYFKRNKVCDWCKHIRHTKEYLDFGAGERRLQFCSAKCLNQYKMDIFYKETQAALPGGLCNPGHGAGGEGKLECSGGVQLLTPESWGTSLTDLRRTAPSPGGPSMNSTLAPSTSSATSPLDTTAVCSPSSSSSAKIPTPRPHESPTLPPPHVPSLHPPVGVPPGSPPMVMTPRGPMPLPLFMEHQMMQQMRPPYLRQSGHPGHPGGPNSPLSNPMIPGIGPPPQQRNIGPASSPMHRPLLSPHVHPSNNPNPGMMPPHPGFPMPGLHPFPPVNMMPNGRIPMPPMMNLGMPSLAPLVPPPTLLVPYPVIVPLPVPIPIPIPIPFNSKSFRDQPMNSGPVHVAPESAEASAPGPHSPGSSGERGEQKLDSAGAGHLSPVRLERSRSGLVDLTVKAEDNSGNLCLNSGTGMLDGVIDLTVGQRSCQHQVIQRMLPGVQVKVEAEAESRSPPAAGLGREGKFSQDGVEDGLIQGLLSSIELEGAAQPKTLESLGPPSSNGSPSCNADHPMSQLNSSFTPPPLPSTTRTLTQPLPQLQTNPAAPCNVIVNGTGWHSLLTPAFESCPDRREGDREAEKQPAKGELEREALKENNCLVGDWEPGKRGPVQDEMVDTVEGKPDSDSNLEEGEHAYSLPLLSTGGCVVIQPVPKPGADKTAILSCSISAPLSSAGSPELEPPLKRRCLRIRNQNK from the exons agtTTTGCAGAGAACACCATGAATGAGCTGCTGGGCTGGTACGGTTACGACAAGGTGGAGCTGAGAGACTCTGACAACCTGGACATAGGGGAGACTCCACAGCACATCTCTGTCCTTAAAG AAAACTTGTTGCCAAAAATCACAGCCTCAACAGAGAGTGGTGAAGGCTCTCCGGACCGAGCCAACAATTCCCTATCTTTACCAGCCTCCAGAAACGGAGTCACAGAGCCCCCCACAACACCGTCCACCTCAACGCCCAACAGGGAACATGGCAGCCTGCCCATCATTGTTCCCATGATCCCCCCGCCTCTGATCAAGCCTCCTGCAG ATGAAGACGCATCTAATGTGCAGATCATGTGTGCCTGGTGCCAGAAGGTCGGCGTCAAACGCTACTCACTGAGCATGGGGAGTGAGCTGAAGAGCTTCTGCAGTGAGAAGTGCTTCGCCGCCTGCCGCAGAGCCTATTTTAAGAGAAACAAG gtgtGTGACTGGTGCAAACATATTCGCCACACTAAGGAGTACCTGGACTTCGGCGCTGGCGAGAGGAGGCTGCAGTTCTGCAGTGCCAAATGCCTGAACCAATACAAGATGGACATTTTCTACAAGGAGACACAGGCTGCACTACCTGGAGGGCTGTGTAACCCAGGACATGGGGCAGGTGGGGAGGGGAAGCTGGAGTGCAGTGGAGGGGTACAGCTGCTCACTCCTGAATCTTGGGGAACTTCGTTGACGGACCTCCGACGTACAGCTCCCTCACCAGGGGGCCCGTCCATGAACTCCACTTTGGCTCCTTCTACTTCTTCTGCCACATCGCCCTTAGACACGACTGCTGTCTGCTccccatcctcttcctcttcagccAAGATCCCTACACCTAGACCTCACGAGAGCCCCACCCTTCCCCCACCACATGTTCCCTCTTTGCACCCACCCGTTGGGGTTCCCCCTGGTAGCCCTCCCATGGTGATGACACCCCGGGGACCAATGCCCCTGCCTCTGTTCATGGAGCATCAAATGATGCAGCAGATGCGTCCACCTTATCTGCGCCAGTCCGGCCACCCTGGCCATCCTGGAGGGCCCAATAGCCCCCTGTCAAACCCTATGATCCCTGGTATCGGTCCTCCACCTCAACAAAGAAACATTGGTCCAGCATCAAGCCCTATGCATAGGCCCCTGCTGTCTCCACATGTCCACCCCTCAAATAATCCAAACCCTGGTATGATGCCTCCCCATCCCGGTTTCCCCATGCCAGGCCTTCACCCTTTCCCCCCAGTTAACATGATGCCCAATGGACGCATTCCAATGCCCCCAATGATGAACTTAGGCATGCCATCCCTGGCCCCTTTGGTACCCCCACCAACACTCTTGGTACCATATCCCGTCATTGTACCCCTCCCGGTCCCAATCCCTATTCCAATCCCAATCCCCTTCAACTCTAAGAGTTTCAGGGACCAGCCAATGAACAGTGGCCCTGTCCATGTTGCTCCAGAGTCCGCTGAAGCTTCAGCTCCTGGGCCCCACTCTCCGGGTTCCTCTGGCGAAAGAGGGGAGCAGAAATTAGATTCAGCTGGAGCAGGGCATCTCTCTCCTGTGCGCTTAGAGAGAAGCAGGTCAGGGTTGGTGGACTTGACTGTGAAGGCAGAGGACAATTCAGGCAACCTGTGTCTAAACAGTGGCACCGGCATGTTGGATGGGGTGATTGATCTCACTGTTGGTCAGAGGTCTTGCCAACACCAGGTAATTCAGAGGATGCTACCTGGGGTCCAGGTCAAAGTAGAAGCAGAGGCTGAATCAAGATCTCCACCAGCTGCTGGGCTTGGAAGGGAAGGGAAATTTAGTCAGGATGGGGTGGAAGACGGGCTTATACAGGGCCTCCTTAGTTCTATAGAGCTGGAAGGGGCAGCACAACCAAAAACACTGGAATCATTAGGCCCACCCTCCAGCAATGGCAGCCCTTCTTGCAATGCTGATCATCCAATGAGCCAGCTTAACTCCAGTTTTACCCCACCACCCTTACCCAGCACCACACGGACCCTTACCCAACCCCTGCCACAGCTTCAAACTAACCCTGCTGCCCCTTGTAATGTCATAGTCAATGGTACTGGATGGCATTCGCTTCTTACTCCTGCCTTTGAGTCCTGCCCTGACCGAAGAGAAggggacagagaggcagagaagcaGCCGGCCAAAGGTGAGTTAGAACGTGAGGCACTGAAAGAGAACAATTGCTTGGTTGGAGACTGGGAGCCTGGCAAGCGTGGCCCGGTGCAAGACGAGATGGTGGATACAGTGGAGGGTAAACCCGACTCTGACTCCAACTTGGAGGAGGGTGAGCACGCCTATTCCCTGCCGCTGCTCTCTACTGGAGGCTGTGTGGTCATACAGCCTGTGCCAAAGCCTGGCGCCGACAAGACAGCCATCCTGTCCTGCTCCATCAGTGCCCCTTTATCATCAGCCGGGAGCCCCGAGCTGGAGCCGCCGTTAAAAAGGAGGTGTCTGCGAATCCGCAATCAAAATAAATGA